The nucleotide window CGGGGTGTCCGCTCCAGCTGCGCGCGGGCTTGCTCCAGATGGTTCACGTAAAGGTGCGCGTCGCCCAGCGTGTGGACGAAATCGCCGACCCCGAGCCCGGTCACCTGCGCCACCATGTGGGTGAGCAGCGCGTAGGAGGCGATGTTGAAGGGCACGCCCAGGAATACATCCGCCGAGCGCTGGTAGAGCTGGCAGGAGAGCTTGCCCTCCAGCACATAGAACTGGAACAGGCAGTGGCAGGGTGGCAGCGCCATCTTCGACACATCCGCCGGATTCCAGGCGGTGACGATGAGGCGGCGCGAATCGGGATTGCGGCGGATGTCCGAGACCACCTGCGCGATCTGGTCGATGACGCCGCCTTCGGGCGTGGGCCAGGAGCGCCACTGGTGGCCGTAGACCGGGCCGAGATCGCCCTTTTCGTCGGCCCACTCGTCCCAAATGGAGACGCCGTTGTCCTTCAGGTAGCGGACATTGGTGTCGCCGGCGAGGAACCACAAAAGCTCGTGCACGATGGATTTCAGGTGCAGCTTCTTGGTGGTGACGAGGGGAAAGCCCTCACCCAGGTCGAACCGCATCTGGTGCCCGAACACGGAGAGGGTGCCGGTGCCGGTGCGGTCGTCCTTGCGCACGCCCTCATTCAGGATGCGACGGAGCAGGTCGTGATACTGATGCATGCGCGCCTCCGTCCTCCGGGCTTTGGGGACATAGATGTAGGCCATGCCGGCCGGCTGGCAAATGGCCCACCGCCGCTCGTCCAGAGCTTTAGACGATCGGGCATCCCGCCTCATGCTGCGCCGCAGCGTTGACATTGGGCTTTGGTATACACACACTCGGAACGTTCCAAGGGGGGTCCCGGAAGGGGCTGAGATTTCGCAAGTCCGTTGGCCTTCAAGGTTTTCGGTGCCGCGTTGACCCTTCGAACCTGATCCGGGTCATACCGGCGAAGGGATCGGAACCCGTGCGCACGGCACGTTACGGCCGTATCGTACCCGTCTCCTAGCTCGAATCCCGGCTCTCGTTGAAAGCGCAAGCTTAAAGGAGAACCGCATGCTGGACGAAGCCTCGACGTCCTCCCTCAAGGTCACCACCGGCGCCCTGCCGCACTCGCACAAGGTGTTCGTCTCCGCCACCCGGCCGGACGTGCGCGTTGCGATGCGCGAGATTACCCTGTCCACGCCCGAAGAACGGCCGGTCCGGGTGTACGACACCTCCGGTCCCTATACCGATCCGCAAGCCGTCATCGACCTCACCAAGGGCCTGCCGCTGCTGCGCGCCCAGTGGATCCGCGAGCGCGGCGACGTGGAAGAGGTGGACGGCCGGCAGGTCAAGCCCGAGGACAATGGCCTGAAAGACGGCCAGTCCTCCACCCTGCCGCAGTTCGACCTCACCGGCCGCCGGCCCCTGCGCGCCAAGGCGGGCAAGCGCCCGACCCAGATGGCCTATGCGCGGGCCGGCATCATCACCGCCGAGATGGAATATGTGGCTGCGCGCGAGAATCTCGCCCGCGCCAATGGTGGTGTCCATCCGCACCATCAGGCCATGGGCCTCGGCGCGGTGATCCCGTCCGACATCACGCCGGAATTCGTGCGGCAGGAAGTGGCGCGCGGCCGCGCCATCATCCCCAACAACATCAACCACCCCGAAACCGAGCCGATGGCCATCGGCCGGAACTTCCTGGTGAAGATCAACGCCAACATCGGCAATTCCGCCGTCACCTCGGGCGTTGCCGAGGAGGTGGACAAGCTGGTGTGGGCCACCCGCTGGGGCGCCGACACGGTGATGGACCTGTCGACCGGCAAGAATATCCACACCATCCGCGAATGGATCATGCGCAACTCGCCGGTGCCAATCGGCACCGTGCCCATGTACCAGGCGCTGGAGAAGGTGAACGGCGTCGCCGAGGACCTGACCTGGGAGATCTTCCGCGACACGGTGATCGAGCAGGCCGAGCAGGGCGTGGACTACATGACGGTCCATGCCGGCGTGCGCCTGCCCTATATTCCGCTCACCGCCAACCGCGTCACCGGCATCGTGTCGCGCGGCGGCTCCATCATGGCCAAGTGGTGC belongs to Xanthobacter autotrophicus Py2 and includes:
- a CDS encoding Thymidylate synthase (PFAM: thymidylate synthase~KEGG: bbt:BBta_6100 thymidylate synthase (Ts) (TSase)); this encodes MHQYHDLLRRILNEGVRKDDRTGTGTLSVFGHQMRFDLGEGFPLVTTKKLHLKSIVHELLWFLAGDTNVRYLKDNGVSIWDEWADEKGDLGPVYGHQWRSWPTPEGGVIDQIAQVVSDIRRNPDSRRLIVTAWNPADVSKMALPPCHCLFQFYVLEGKLSCQLYQRSADVFLGVPFNIASYALLTHMVAQVTGLGVGDFVHTLGDAHLYVNHLEQARAQLERTPRALPRLALNPAVTDLFAFRYEDVEIVGYDPHPAIKAPVAV
- a CDS encoding thiamine biosynthesis protein ThiC (PFAM: thiamine biosynthesis protein ThiC~KEGG: mag:amb0221 thiamine biosynthesis protein ThiC), which produces MLDEASTSSLKVTTGALPHSHKVFVSATRPDVRVAMREITLSTPEERPVRVYDTSGPYTDPQAVIDLTKGLPLLRAQWIRERGDVEEVDGRQVKPEDNGLKDGQSSTLPQFDLTGRRPLRAKAGKRPTQMAYARAGIITAEMEYVAARENLARANGGVHPHHQAMGLGAVIPSDITPEFVRQEVARGRAIIPNNINHPETEPMAIGRNFLVKINANIGNSAVTSGVAEEVDKLVWATRWGADTVMDLSTGKNIHTIREWIMRNSPVPIGTVPMYQALEKVNGVAEDLTWEIFRDTVIEQAEQGVDYMTVHAGVRLPYIPLTANRVTGIVSRGGSIMAKWCLAHHKESFLYENFEELCEILAQYDVAFSLGDGLRPGSIADANDAAQFAELETLGELTEIAWKYDCQVMIEGPGHVPLHLIRENVEKQLKVCHEAPFYTLGPLVTDISPGYDHISSAIGAAMIGWFGTAMLCYVTPKEHLGLPDRDDVKAGVISYKIAAHAADLAKGHPAARIRDDALSRARFSFRWRDQFALSLDPETAERFHDETLPAEGAKVAHFCSMCGPKFCSMKISQELKLEAGDIARAQADNLASAGMAEMAQKFREGGGLIYTPAPEVAEPPPAAAE